The Metarhizium brunneum chromosome 5, complete sequence sequence AAGCAGCACAGAGAACTGATGCAGTGTGAGCAGAGCTAGCCGGGCGAATGTCGCgatgccaagtccaaggagcCGCGAAAAATTGGTCATCGCAGCGCTCATTCGCTCGAGCCATCAACAGCAGTTGTTCAGCTTGGTGCATTGATAGCATGGGCGACCTGTTCGCCTTGCCGTCGTTTTCCACGGCTGTGTCAGGACATTTGAAACCAACAGCCGACATCAGGATGCTGCAGAGGTACGACGGAACAAAGCAGTCGGGGTGTTAGGGACCGGAAAGGGTCGTTGCTGTTGCCAAGAATAGCTGGAGTCCTTGGCCGGCGCGTAAATAATAGCATCAAATGGCGGCCAGCTGGCCCGCATGAGCTCGTGCCATGCTCGTTTCACTTGGGCGTTCGCCCGTCGACCAAAACGCCACGTCCCATCTGTTCGGCGCCAGATAGCCTCCATTGGCCATGGACTGGAACAGTGTAGGCATTGGCATGCGGCGGCGGGTGTCGTCTCTGGCGCCATTGAAGACGCCAATGTTTGAGTATGTGCATTTGACCTCGTCCAAATCCGAGGTTGGGAGGCTGATGTGATCGACAACTGTATGCGGTGTTGAATGGTGAGGGATGAACAAGGCAAGTCATGTTGTGtgctccttcctcgccttGATTTGATGTGTGGACAAGGCCACGCGGCAGATCAACAACGTGCGGCTTGATCTAGCAAATGTTTATCGCAACGTCAGAGAAAAGACTCAACCGAAGCCCATCTGGTGTCTTCGCGTGGTTCGTCGGAACATCGGAACATCTATCTATGCAGTTTCGGGCACGGCATGATTGTAATGCGATGCATCAACAACAACCTGTTGGGAGGTGCCTCTGCTCACTTGACTCCCGCAACCCATCATGGTTCATGACTCGGGAGACACCGTGCCCAGCAAACAATCggtccatcaccatcaccgcgTCTCTTCAGACTCGCCCATGCCTCAAGTTGCTTGCTTATTGACCTATCTCATACTCCAAAAAGGGTAATGGACACTCTAACAGCCTTTCATGCTAAAACAGAGCTGACCCCTACTACTCCTTCTGACACGTCACACTAGTATCAGGGTTGTCCAAGTTTAGCACCATAACCGCCTCCGTCTCAACATTGCGTAACATCAGGCTCTCGGATCGTAAATGCCAATGTTCGATGCCCGTTTCGCACAGGGCTCTTCTTAGCTCGTGACGCCGGCCCTGGTGCCCACGTTTTACGACTGTGTGCCCGCGGCAACAACTTGGTGCAGTAATCCACTCGATCTAGACGCCCGATTGAGGTTTCATCTACAAGGCCATCTCTCTGACATGTGTTTCTATTATTGGTGACGGGTTACTGCCAGACATGCACCTAGATTTCCTACTCGCTAACGTGCGGCGGGGAGAGACGCCGCATCGACAGCTTATATATGCAACAGACGAAAATACTTGACTAGTTTAATGTCGCTCATTGCAGGTTAATATATGGCACGCACTATCAAGTAGTCGCCGGCGCAGAAGGACCAACAGTCTCGAGtaagctgtctggtggcagGAACTGAGTGTTGGTAACTAAGGACGACAAGCCAAGCCGGCCAGCCGCACTTGAAAGAGCAGTTCCCAAATTCTTGAATGAATATTGATTCTTGTATAGGCCGACACATCGGAAAGCCCCAAAATCGCCCAAACTAAATCATGAGCATCGTGTTTGTCCAAGAGCCTCGGGGGCAATCCCCCGCGCTGTTAGGTTTGCCTGACACATTCCTTCGGTGTCTATTGTGATTCAATGAGGAATAAACAGTCTACTCACTGCGAGCTTTTCTTGATAGATGCAGATACACACATAATGCGTTCAACGCATTTTCGGAAGACATGCCACTCAACAGCTCCTCCCACAACTCCCCCATGTCTTGATTAGTATAAAGTTCGGCAGAAACATATTACCTGGATCAACTCCCCGGACTTTTGCGCTCTCACAGGACGTAGGTCTACATACGGGCCCTGCGGTTCTTGTGATAGCCTTGTCTGCCTCCAGACCTACCGGTTGGTCACCCTCCCTCTCCGCTCCTATCGTCTGCAAGGCGTCAATGAGcttgtcaatggcaacaACAACCGCCATGTTGTAAGGGTTGAAAGCCTAGCTGCTTCCTCTTGATCATGGCTGCAGTATGCGTGGTAACCATTGCTCTATTGGATGGCCAGGTCGTGGCTACTTGGGTGAATTGAGACTTGCGATTCCTCTACACTGTCCAACACATCGTGGACCAGCTCCGCAGGGCGGATTTTCTATATAAAGAATGATATGGATGTTGGCTCGTGAGCCGGTCGTCCCTTGACGGGTCCCATACCTGGCCGATGATCCTCGCCGTCCAAGTTCAACGGATATTTTACGCGGAACTGCTTCGGGTTGAAAGGATACGTTCCTTCTTTAGGCCCAGGAACAGTCGCGATAGTCCTAGACAATCCGTTAGTAGTGGTTATGTTTATCCCAGCAGCTCTACTGCATCAAGTCTCACCAATCTGTGCAGACGGCGCACCACACGACAGACGGCGCTTGATCTCGACTCGAATGACATCCTCATCTGGGAGCTTGATTCCGGCGTCAAGGTTCCGTGTAACGCAGTTGTGCTGTGTAGCTCCTTGCATCGCGAGTGCAAGTGTGAGTGTCTAGAACAGATGTGAAAGGTACTGGAGGAAACCTCCTCAAGGTGAGCCCACATGCCATTCGCCTCACCCTGGAGAGCGTCATCGTCCAGGTTCTGTAAGTTGCGTTGGGGGTCTGGTGCAACTTGTCGTTGCCATACTGGGAGATGGGGACGTTCCTGTTGGTGTTCAGTATGTGTTCCAATGCACCAAAGCAGGCGTGTATAGGTGGCCACACCTTTTCACCTACTATATAGTTGGACAGAATGTGCTGAGGAACCAAGTCGTTTTTTACAATGGAATCGGTCGTATTGTTTCCGGGCATATTGCTGATAAAGCAGGCTACTACAACATCTCAGTCGCAACTCCCACCTCACATATCGATAGACAATTcctttttttactattaGATAATCTCCACTAGATCTATAGATAGCTTCATACGCTCAGATGGACCCTCGCTCGCTCCAAACGACGTTGTCGGGTCGTCACATCCTTTACGACAAATTCACCAGCCGTAGATTGTCAACGAGTGTCAAAGACAATGAATTGGTGCTATCCTAGCCAAGTATGGCATGTTCTCAATGCTCATCATGACACGAGGCAAACCGCTGCACCAGCTTTCGCATCTCGTCAATCAACCTACCAGTAGATGAGAAAATTTTCAGCCTGAACTCAGGAATTGACCTACATTTCTCTGAAGTGAGGTTGATCCGGGTAAATTGCCGAGTCGTGGATGATGAGGCGCCTAAGACAGCTGGTCAGTTACAAAAGTATTGCGTAGCTTCCAATGAAACAAACAGACGTTGCATAGAGGGCATTACGGGCATCCCAGTCTTCCTCGGGGTCGGATTTTGGAACGAGCTCGTGGTAAGCTCTATAACACTCTTTGATCCAATCATCTGCCAAGGGACGCAGAGTAGCAAGCTCGTctacatcaccaccatcagcGTCCGTATTCCAAAAGGGGCAATACCAAGTCCGCTTATTTCGGGGGAAAGAAGGTTCAAAGGAGCAAGTCAAGGCGAAATTGGAACTGACACTCGTTGTGGCCCCAGAAAGCTGCAGCATCGAACAACAGCGGATCGTTATTTTCAGACGCCTTCTGGCAAGAGACGTTTCCCAACCACAAATCACCATGAAGCAGCACAGGCTTGATGCTTCTGCCATTTGTTTCCATGGGATCAAGAAGCCTTGGGATGACCTTTCTGAGGAAGGGTTCTGAAAGCTTCTTCAGTTCATCACTCGGCCCTCttgcttcttcctccagtGCCAACATCCGCTCCATTCCTGCAACGTAGAATTCTTTCCAGGACTTGGTCCAAGTATTGTCCTGCGGAAGCGTCCCGTTGTAGGTGGTTACATGGAATCCAAACTTTTCATCAGGGTTCGACGTGGCATACTCTTTCATGCTGAGGGTATGGAGCTGAGCCACTGCTTCGGCGAAACGCGGAATGTCGGGTCTAGGCTTGGGTTTGTCTTCAAGCAGTGAGTGGAATgtgaagatgaggaagtACTTGTCAAACTCGCCCCCGGGCTTCTCGCATTTCCCCCAGGCTAATGGTTTTGGAGAGAGGTTGGGAATGG is a genomic window containing:
- the Fn3krp gene encoding Ketosamine-3-kinase, which gives rise to MSPEYWEIQNNRKEHKGDIELDANVKKCHGASNWNTTARIEAEVDGNQLSYFLKLAEGREARSMLDESSKLINKAIPNLSPKPLAWGKCEKPGGEFDKYFLIFTFHSLLEDKPKPRPDIPRFAEAVAQLHTLSMKEYATSNPDEKFGFHVTTYNGTLPQDNTWTKSWKEFYVAGMERMLALEEEARGPSDELKKLSEPFLRKVIPRLLDPMETNGRSIKPVLLHGDLWLGNVSCQKASENNDPLLFDAAAFWGHNEYELATLRPLADDWIKECYRAYHELVPKSDPEEDWDARNALYATRLIIHDSAIYPDQPHFREMNVPISQYGNDKLHQTPNATYRTWTMTLSRTLTLALAMQGATQHNCVTRNLDAGIKLPDEDVIRVEIKRRLSCGAPSAQIGLSRLFLGLKKERILSTRSSSA